One Chordicoccus furentiruminis DNA window includes the following coding sequences:
- a CDS encoding Rossmann-fold NAD(P)-binding domain-containing protein: MLLAAGWKAYKIWPRHSGKEAAVVRDSQAESAADAESRTQQTEADYGKNSAYFSAMIGRTSEYINNTIYSRMDPNQVGKASVDFTVTTEMTEKEAKKGSSGQDLTLEAQSQAADSGQSGDTFDTNLLLTTPAEREAEQILNAYTRYALYGIDWTEAAETYHTKPEYLQELVSVDDGSGDSINTATISVIYPDQDGAEALLNEVISQIRKYSEDVKREYGEHTLAVQNEMGSTVADFSLIERANSRLNVLNGLINGSNSFKTAANTLGLSSPDASSAGTEAAVSRSSLIRSVAKFALAGLAGGIVLYIILGMLTLLASGRIYSASEVNRQYGFTKIAVVPSTDAGERKGLERFSRRDADEYCSSGSRETCWQIARENLSELAGGSGSVAIVGDADREELEAMAGAIGANCPDLKVEAAGDILSSPAALHSLKEAGKVVIGVKIGSSRYQRLDRILDTLRTYDKEAIGSIILDD; this comes from the coding sequence ATGCTTCTGGCCGCGGGCTGGAAGGCCTATAAGATCTGGCCGCGCCATTCCGGAAAAGAAGCTGCGGTGGTTCGTGACTCTCAGGCGGAGTCAGCGGCAGATGCGGAGAGCCGGACGCAGCAGACCGAAGCGGATTACGGGAAAAACTCCGCTTATTTTTCCGCTATGATCGGGCGCACCTCTGAATACATCAATAATACGATCTACAGCCGCATGGATCCCAATCAGGTGGGAAAGGCTTCTGTGGATTTTACGGTGACGACGGAGATGACGGAGAAGGAAGCGAAAAAAGGGAGCAGCGGACAGGATCTGACACTGGAGGCGCAGAGTCAGGCGGCGGATAGCGGTCAGTCCGGGGACACCTTCGATACGAATCTTCTATTGACCACGCCGGCCGAGCGGGAAGCGGAGCAGATTCTGAATGCTTATACGCGCTATGCTCTTTATGGAATCGATTGGACGGAAGCGGCAGAAACCTATCATACGAAGCCAGAGTACCTGCAGGAGCTGGTGTCCGTCGATGACGGCAGCGGGGACTCGATCAATACGGCTACTATCTCTGTGATTTATCCGGATCAGGACGGAGCGGAAGCGCTTCTCAATGAAGTGATTTCCCAGATCAGAAAATATTCGGAGGATGTAAAGAGAGAGTATGGGGAGCATACACTGGCCGTTCAGAATGAGATGGGTTCCACTGTGGCGGATTTTTCCCTGATTGAGCGGGCGAACAGCAGACTGAATGTGCTGAACGGACTGATCAACGGGAGCAATTCCTTCAAGACCGCGGCCAACACGCTTGGACTGTCCTCCCCGGATGCTTCTTCCGCCGGAACGGAGGCTGCGGTCAGCAGGAGCAGCCTGATCCGTTCGGTTGCTAAATTTGCTCTGGCCGGGCTGGCCGGCGGTATCGTGCTGTATATCATTCTGGGAATGCTGACTCTGCTGGCTTCGGGCAGGATATACAGCGCTTCCGAGGTGAATCGTCAGTACGGATTCACGAAGATTGCGGTGGTTCCGTCAACGGATGCGGGAGAGAGGAAAGGGCTGGAACGGTTTTCCAGGAGAGATGCGGACGAGTACTGCAGCAGCGGGAGCAGGGAGACATGCTGGCAGATCGCCAGAGAGAATCTGTCGGAGCTGGCTGGCGGAAGCGGATCTGTGGCGATTGTCGGAGACGCGGACAGGGAAGAACTGGAAGCGATGGCCGGGGCGATCGGAGCGAACTGTCCGGATCTGAAAGTGGAGGCTGCTGGCGATATTCTTTCCTCACCGGCGGCCCTGCACAGCCTGAAGGAGGCGGGGAAGGTTGTGATTGGCGTGAAGATCGGATCGTCACGCTATCAGCGTCTGGACCGGATTCTTGATACGCTTCGGACTTATGACAAAGAAGCGATCGGAAGCATCATTCTGGATGACTGA